Within the Garra rufa chromosome 16, GarRuf1.0, whole genome shotgun sequence genome, the region tttgttgccttggccatgtgttttggctcattatcatgctggaatacccatccacgacccattttcaatgccctggctgagggaagtaggttctcacccaaggttttcaccccgtccatcgtcccattgatgcggtgcagttgtcctgtccccttagcagaaaaagacccccaaagcataatgtttccacacctccatgtttgacgctggggatggtgttcttggggtcataggcagcattcctcctcctccaaacacggcgagttgagttgatgccaaagagctcgattttggtctcatctgaccacaacactttcagttgtcctctgaatcattcagatgttcattggcaaacttcagatgcgCCTGTACATGTTTTCTTGAgcaactccacaaggtgagatcttgcatggagccccaggccgagggagattgacagatattttgtttcttccatttgcgaataatcacaccaactgttgaccaagctgcttggcgatgatcttgtagcccattccagccttgtgtaggtctacaatctcgTCCTTGACATCCTTgggcagctctttggtcttggccatggtggagagtttggaatctgattgattgcttctgtggacaggtgtctttttttATACAGTTAACACATTGAGATTAAgagcacttcctttaagagaGTGGTTCTAATCTCAGTTTGTGACCTGTATCAAAAAGACACCTGAGAGAGCCAGAAATCtagctgattgataggggatcaaatacttatttcactcattaaaatgcaaattgatttataatttttttgaaatgcgtgtttctggatttttttgttgttgttgttgttctctctcactgttcaaataaaccgtccattaaaattatagactgataatttttcTGTtggtgggcaaatgtacaaaatggcaggggatcaaataaaataaacatttatattatattataatataatataatatatttttttctatattatttcccgtatttttttttatttttagaaacaaTCTTTATCTTGGAGTCTCAGGTGACTGGCTGCTATGGAAACCACTACGGCAGTGGTTTGCTCCCTCAGACACCATTTTTAGCATCTCTCTCATCTGTATTACAAACAGCACCGCCTTCCATTCATTTAGAAATGCTTAGTAAAAAACACTTCAGACATTTAATAACCTTTTATTCCTCTGTTGTCTTGTGGAGCTGAATTTATAAATGCACAAGTAGTTTTAGATGACCATAGTGATGTCATATCCTAATTACCAAATTGGATATTAATCTTATTGGCAGCACGGATGAAGACACAACTGGCAGTGTAGTGCAGTGATGCTTTTTTTTCATAAGGCAGTGATGCATAAGACACAAGGCTATATTCAGCAAGAACATGTGAGCTGATGCCATGATGTCATGTACACACGTGCTTGAATCTAACATCTGTATGTGTTTCTATCCTCAGGTGAAATGGATGATGTACTGGATAGTGTTTGCAATATTTACAACAGCAGAGACGATCACAGATATGCTTCTCTCTTGGTCAGTCAAATGTTAATGGCGGGTTTTGACTATTTCACATATATTTATCACGCTATATACTGTACATttgacttttcacacatttgagcATCATTCTGAAGACATATttctacttttttaatttaaaataagcttttttttcttttaaaagtgaTGTTGCAGTCTTCTTCATCCTCGTTATTTTTGTTAATggttattaatttaatatatctTTGATTGGTTTATTTGTTAAATGTTGATCTCCAATTTTCCAGGTTTCCATTTTATTTTGAGCTGAAGATTGCCTTTGTTATCTGGCTGTTGTCCCCGTACACTAAGGGCTCCAGCGTGCTGTACCGCAAGTTTGTGCACCCCACGCTCTCTAATAAAGAAAAGGTACAAATACAACTGTCCTCATTGAATATAATCAATCCACTGTTAAAAAATAGTCTTAACTTTTGAAATGCTAGCATTTCTAAACCGGTTTGCAAAAATTGTTTTCGAACAGGTTTCTTGAACACTCCGCCAATTAGAGAGTTAAGGCAGAGTAATGGATTTGTGTTGCATGACATATGTGTGTGTTACAGGAAATTGATGAGTACATAACCCAGGCTAAAGACCGCAGTTATGAGACCATGATGCGGTTTGGAAAGAGAGGACTCAACATTGCAGCCACTGCAGCAGTCACAGCCGCCACAAAGGTGAAATCACTGAGTGTTAGATGATGTATGTGTTTTTGGGTCAGGGCTTAATGGGGACAGATGGTCCTGGGCCAGTGTGAggattttttttcctttaatttttttttttttaataataaataattcactCTTAAATTCagtcaaaacagtaaaattgtgaaaaatattacaatttaaaataactgaatatatttttttaaaatgtaatttattcctgtgattaaagctgaattttttagcatcattactccagtcttcaatgtcacatgatccttcagaaatcattctaatatggtgatttgattctcaagaaacatttctgattattatcagttttaaaaacagtttaatatttttgtggaaaccataatacattttcaggattattttgacaaatagaaagacatttttgttcaacttaatgtgtttttaattattaattaattattaataattaatagttCTAAAGTGAAagcagatttttttatatatatatatacactaccagtcaaaagattttttttaaagtctcttcttgTTTGTGATCTAAAGTAaaggaaaaacagtgaaattttgaaatatttttactatttaaaataactgttttgtggttgaatatattttaaaacgtaatttattcctctgttcaaagatacattttcagtgtcattacttcagtcttcagtgtcacaagatccttcagaaatcgttgtaatatgctgatttgctgctcaagaaacattttgttttaattattattattattattattattattattattatcaatatttaaaacggtttaatttttttcaagattctttgatgaatagaaaaatccaaagaacagcatttatctaaaataaaaagctaatgtaacattatacactatcattcaaaagcttggaaagaaatgatagaaattaatattctaattttatttagcaaagatgctttaaattgatcaaaagggatgataaagacattttataatgttacaaaagatttctatttcagatagaaagttcagaagaacagcatttattcatcagagaaacctgaaattctactcggctgttttcaacataataaaaatgttttttgatcagcaaatcatattaataaaataatttcagaaggatcatgtgtctggagtaatgatgctaaaaaacactgaaatcacaggagtaaattacattttaaaatacagtcatggacaaaattgttggcacccttggtaaatatgggcaaagaaggctgtaaaaataaatctccattgtttctcctttagctcttttagtcaaaaattcagcaaaattcaaacatttcattaaacttaaacaatttaaagtgaggtggaatataactttatgaaaaaatgtttttctcaaatacaccctggccacaattattggcacccttagaaattcttataagtaaattatctcctaaatatatttccattgaaatttccaatttcttagcacaccaaggtgactggaaacatgatgttgtccagtcatgacgtcttggtgcgcagatgaataaatattagtaacacaaagcccaaaccaacctaatcattcatcacaatgggtaaaaccaaagaatatacttctgatgtacagcaaaagattgttgatctttacacaatacaaagtggctttaagaaaatacttaaaacattaaatattctcatttccaacatcagggaaataattaagaagttttaatggactggagatgttaaaaatctgcttgaaacatgatgtgtgtcaatattgtcttaatgtgcagcatagagaacaatttaagtggccaaatactcttcaaagatcacagatggaaaattgcagaaatcagttgaattttagtgtcagaaaaaaaatataaaaaataaaggaaaactgcacctccatcacaacaagtcatttcagacactgttcaagaaacaaatcatctgctctcatgcaaaaacaaactccaCCACATTAATTTACCATACTGGAACTTCAGCCAGGACTGGCTTTTATTGCCATATGAAATGAGAATAATTTTTTTGGAGCTAGAACACATTGAAGGTTTTGTgcacacagggataaaaaagtgccccatgtccacatttaaatatatcaccagatgttctttttttggacctaattttacaccaaaggtcctagacatcttgttcagatacatgccatcatgttttatatcaaataccaacagataaaagaggtaaaactgacttgctcagttagaaatattataatgggtcatggttagatcttccatcttcacattgattcaaaacaaacatcaaaatcaacacaaaaactggtcactgaacacaaaatcaagattctgccataaccatcccaattctctgacctgaatcctatggaaaatgagtgggataaactgaagaagagtgagcaccaacatttgaaggatctggagaaattctgtatggaggaatagtctaaaatcacttgccatatattctcaaacctcatcaggcatgaaggggaaaaaatcagagctgtttttcatgcaaatggaagttgcagaaagttttgaatacaagggtgccaataattatggccagggtgtattagagaaaaccatttatttcataatattatattccccccacttaaattttttttatctttaatgaaatgtttgaattttgcagatttttttgactaaagatcaacaggagaaacaatgcagatttatttttacagccttctttgcccatatttaccaagggtgccaacaattttgtccatgactgtatattcaaatagaaaacatattttacatagtaaaacattttaaagttGTATTGTTTTGCTGgacttttgatcaagtaaatgcaggctcggtgagcagaagagacttcttttaaaaaacatactgtgcaaaaacttttgactggtagtgtatatattgtgTAAAGCGAAAGAAAAATATGTCCATTTATTATGCATAGTGTAGGGCTGGGTTCACTTTTCAGTACACATTTGTCTTTTATTGAAACTGTCCAAAGAACTTCATTGTCAAATGTACTAGTATGCTATGATTGTTATGTGCCTTGAATAAGATTATGCATTTGTAATATTTGAGTCTTTTGTGTTATTAAACTGCAGGGTCAGGGTGTGTTATCAGAGAAGCTGCGCAGTTTCAGCATGCAGGACCTGACTCTGATTCAGAACGAAGATGAGCTGCAGCTGGACGGAGCAGACGACACACACACCGCAGCCACTCTACCTCGGGCTAAAACAGTCACGCGCACAGGTAACATACGACTACCGTCCTAACAAAACCTGCACGCACAATCTAACTTTATAGGCCACGTTCAAACAGTCAGTGTTTACGAACAGGTGTGACTCCCTAAATCTAATCCTGTAAATACAGTTGCAGACAAGTGAGGATTGAAAAATAACCAAAGTTAAGTAACAGAAGTAAATCTGCTTCTTAAGGGGATAGttcagctaaaaacagctgaaaaattgatgtttatctgcttacccccaggacatccaagatgtaggggactttgtttcttcaatagatcataaacaaatatttttaactcaaaccgttgcagtctgtcagttatgtaatggcagtcaatgggtttgagagtcaaaaaaacatacacagacaaaaccaaattaaaccctgcggcttgtgacgatacattgaggtcttaacacaagAAACAatcggtggatcagaggtaaaaaatgatataaatactgttcagtttcttgcacagaccaattgttttgtgtcttaagacctcaatgtatcgtcacgagccgcagggtttaatttggttttgtctgtgtattattattattattattattttttgactctcaaagccgtgggtcccattgactgccattatatgactaacagactgcaacggtttgaggtAAAAATCTTTGtatgtgttctactgaagaaacaaagtcacctacatcttagatgccctgggggtaagcagataaacatcaaattttcatttttgggtgaactattcctttgatACCTGTTACTGTAGTGACAGATAACTCTAGTTAATATGAGCTCATATTTATTACAGTCTGTCctgttcaaacacacacacacatgcaggtcAGTGAGGTGTGTATGTGTTTGCTGACTCATTGAAAGCCGCTCTGCAGGCAGCCATTGTCTCGGCCTGTTTATAATGCTGATGCTGTGACCAGCATGTGATTCAGCTGCCTACTGGCTGAGAGAGAGGAGGGGTCAATCTGCTGGGGTTTGTTCATACGCAATTGCACAATGCTTTTCATTTGTTGGATGAGTTTCAGTGCTCTTTCAAGCAGTTGTGGACTATGCAGAGTTTGGCCTCTTTAAGTACCGTGACGTCATGAGACTTGCAAGTCGCTGAAGGTCTTGACCCCGTGTGAGGCTTTACAGCAAACATAAAGAAAGTCTGTGGTAGAATCATTAAGAGTTCCTCAGAGGTGATCATTTCAATAATGAGATGTGATTTTATTAGCCCTCAGAGCTCCTTCATTGAATTACAGAGCGTCAG harbors:
- the reep2 gene encoding receptor expression-enhancing protein 2 isoform X2; its protein translation is MVSWIISRMVVLAFGTLYPAYSSYKAVKTKNVKEYVKWMMYWIVFAIFTTAETITDMLLSWFPFYFELKIAFVIWLLSPYTKGSSVLYRKFVHPTLSNKEKEIDEYITQAKDRSYETMMRFGKRGLNIAATAAVTAATKGQGVLSEKLRSFSMQDLTLIQNEDELQLDGADDTHTAATLPRAKTVTRTVRATPIPADTETQHSSRSDDQSDSRTEHSDEDAADKAPKRTVSTRAVKKPAAAKTETTKTVKKPPKKKTTTTTTTTTANNNAESP
- the reep2 gene encoding receptor expression-enhancing protein 2 isoform X1, encoding MVSWIISRMVVLAFGTLYPAYSSYKAVKTKNVKEYVKWMMYWIVFAIFTTAETITDMLLSWFPFYFELKIAFVIWLLSPYTKGSSVLYRKFVHPTLSNKEKEIDEYITQAKDRSYETMMRFGKRGLNIAATAAVTAATKGQGVLSEKLRSFSMQDLTLIQNEDELQLDGADDTHTAATLPRAKTVTRTVRATPIPADTETQHSSRSDDQSDSRTEHSDEDAADKAPKRTVSTRAVKKPAAAKTEQTTKTVKKPPKKKTTTTTTTTTANNNAESP